In one window of Candidatus Deferrimicrobiaceae bacterium DNA:
- a CDS encoding SDR family oxidoreductase, with protein MHILLTRPDSYLGVRLMYRFLGDPDVRLRLLTRDARRIDEEASGRAEIVEGDPLDAETLARAVKGIDVAYFPTRFLRSDFVNAGRNRRFARLFRDACIDAGVGRIVFLGVRGRKGEDTGHPFRSLAEIGEILSARPEAIRTVCLSNDYILGSGSLLFEAVRGMARNAPVLLAPRWMNATPAVTGVADTIEYMVRAARLPRDRSIVVDIGLPPVSIRDLVSRTAEAMGRKLRILPVPGIGRRASTLLLTLASPLSWRLASSLIGTLARQGRAETGSPEEDARAVFPEVSPIPVDRAIRRALLAIDEDRVASRWTDSLAGQARTDADAAMAGAKFCDVRRERFGPIPPHRIFRAVTSIGGSAGWFTFDILWQIRGFIDKLAGGYGTAVGRRTATGLRVGDFLDVWRVVDLQEDKRLLLEAQMKVAGKAWLEFRIEGDTLVQTACHVPEGIAGHLYWYSMLPFHAFIFSDMIRSIVRRATEME; from the coding sequence GTGCACATCCTGCTGACCCGGCCGGACAGCTACCTCGGGGTCCGGCTGATGTACCGCTTTCTTGGCGACCCCGACGTCCGTCTCCGGTTGCTGACCCGGGATGCCCGACGGATCGACGAGGAAGCGAGCGGCCGCGCCGAGATCGTCGAGGGCGATCCGCTCGATGCGGAGACGCTCGCCCGGGCCGTGAAGGGGATCGACGTCGCCTACTTCCCGACCCGCTTCCTGCGCTCCGATTTCGTGAATGCGGGCCGCAACCGCCGCTTCGCCCGCCTCTTCCGCGACGCGTGCATCGACGCGGGCGTCGGCCGGATCGTCTTCCTCGGCGTCCGCGGCCGCAAGGGGGAAGACACCGGCCACCCTTTCCGCTCGCTCGCCGAGATCGGGGAAATCCTGTCGGCGCGTCCCGAGGCGATCCGCACCGTCTGCCTGAGCAACGACTACATCCTCGGCTCCGGCAGCCTGCTCTTCGAAGCGGTGCGAGGCATGGCCCGGAACGCGCCGGTGCTGCTCGCGCCCCGGTGGATGAATGCGACGCCGGCCGTGACCGGCGTCGCGGACACGATCGAATACATGGTGCGGGCCGCGCGCCTTCCGCGCGACCGGTCGATCGTCGTCGACATCGGGCTGCCCCCGGTCAGCATCCGGGATCTCGTCTCCCGGACCGCGGAGGCGATGGGGCGCAAGCTGCGCATCCTGCCAGTCCCCGGCATCGGACGGCGCGCGTCGACGCTCCTCCTGACGCTCGCCTCCCCGCTGTCGTGGCGCCTGGCCTCCTCGCTCATCGGGACGCTGGCGCGCCAAGGGCGCGCCGAAACCGGGAGCCCCGAGGAGGATGCCCGGGCCGTCTTCCCCGAGGTCTCGCCCATTCCGGTCGACCGGGCGATCCGGCGGGCGCTGCTCGCGATCGACGAAGACCGCGTCGCCAGCCGCTGGACCGACAGCCTCGCCGGCCAGGCCCGGACCGACGCCGACGCGGCGATGGCCGGCGCGAAGTTTTGCGACGTGCGCCGCGAACGATTCGGCCCGATCCCGCCGCATCGCATCTTCCGGGCCGTCACCTCGATCGGCGGCAGCGCCGGGTGGTTCACCTTCGACATCCTGTGGCAGATCCGGGGATTCATCGACAAGCTGGCGGGCGGCTACGGCACCGCGGTCGGGCGGCGCACCGCAACGGGGCTGCGGGTGGGCGACTTCCTGGACGTCTGGCGGGTGGTCGACCTCCAGGAGGACAAGCGGCTCCTTCTTGAGGCCCAGATGAAGGTGGCGGGAAAGGCCTGGCTCGAGTTCCGGATCGAGGGCGATACGCTGGTGCAGACAGCCTGCCACGTCCCCGAAGGGATTGCCGGTCACCTGTACTGGTACTCGATGCTGCCCTTCCACGCCTTCATCTTCAGCGACATGATCCGGAGCATCGTCCGCCGCGCCACGGAAATGGAATGA
- a CDS encoding ELWxxDGT repeat protein has product MPGSTRSLYVGVMLLGALLYQGCHWGGKSTSAPNPATPFAVLAMNNGAGAEPYLLKDNVATLLKAIYPGSGSSPWGFTACNGKIYFQATDITGAVGIWVTDGTTDGTTFIKHIDLPPLGSIVPQFTACNGKIYFQATDGTNGYELWVTDGTANGTAMLKDINPGTGDSSPGEFAVYNDKLYFSASDGTNGSELWVTDGTATGTTLLKDINPGTSDAYPYGFTGYNGKLYFNAYDGNSFGLWVTDGTVAGTTMVKDIRATELTLYNGKLYFNANGGELWVTDGTANGTALVKYINSAAGGGFPWRFVVYNGKLYFSATGQPLNGELWVTDGTAAGTSMLTDIHPGDGAYDPGFTVNNSKLYFQATDPTSPSLQLWATDGTVAGTTKLTDSGVVSYVSYSLQYEARKWQNAYVSGELANLPFGAATPSQGSILWTSDGTAAGTGIWGAGTYTFFEYYW; this is encoded by the coding sequence ATGCCGGGATCGACCCGATCGCTGTACGTGGGTGTCATGCTGCTTGGAGCCCTGCTCTACCAGGGATGTCATTGGGGTGGGAAATCGACGTCCGCCCCCAACCCGGCGACGCCCTTCGCAGTCCTCGCGATGAACAATGGGGCAGGGGCCGAGCCCTATCTCCTGAAAGACAATGTCGCGACGCTCCTCAAGGCGATCTACCCGGGCTCGGGTTCCTCTCCCTGGGGGTTCACCGCCTGCAACGGCAAGATCTATTTCCAGGCCACCGACATCACCGGCGCGGTCGGGATCTGGGTCACCGACGGCACCACGGACGGCACCACCTTCATCAAGCACATCGATCTGCCCCCGCTCGGGTCGATCGTGCCCCAGTTCACCGCCTGCAACGGCAAGATCTATTTCCAGGCCACCGACGGGACGAACGGCTACGAACTCTGGGTCACCGACGGCACCGCGAACGGCACCGCCATGCTCAAGGACATCAACCCGGGCACGGGCGATTCTTCTCCGGGGGAGTTCGCCGTTTACAATGACAAGCTCTATTTCAGCGCCTCCGACGGCACCAACGGGAGTGAGCTCTGGGTGACCGACGGAACCGCGACGGGCACCACCCTTCTCAAGGACATCAACCCGGGCACGAGCGACGCTTATCCCTACGGGTTCACCGGTTACAACGGCAAACTCTATTTCAATGCCTATGACGGCAACAGCTTCGGACTCTGGGTCACCGACGGCACCGTGGCGGGCACGACCATGGTCAAGGACATCAGGGCCACTGAGCTCACTCTCTACAACGGCAAGCTCTATTTCAATGCCAACGGAGGCGAACTCTGGGTCACCGACGGCACCGCGAACGGCACCGCCCTGGTCAAATACATCAACTCGGCCGCGGGGGGGGGCTTTCCCTGGCGGTTCGTCGTTTACAACGGAAAGCTCTATTTCTCGGCCACGGGCCAACCTCTCAACGGCGAACTCTGGGTCACCGACGGCACCGCGGCGGGCACCTCCATGCTGACGGACATCCACCCGGGTGATGGCGCCTACGATCCGGGGTTCACCGTCAACAACAGCAAGCTCTATTTCCAGGCCACGGATCCCACTTCCCCGTCCCTCCAACTCTGGGCCACCGACGGCACCGTGGCCGGCACCACCAAGCTGACAGACTCCGGCGTGGTCTCGTATGTCTCCTATTCGCTCCAGTACGAAGCCCGCAAGTGGCAAAATGCCTACGTATCGGGGGAGCTCGCCAACCTCCCGTTTGGAGCGGCCACGCCTTCCCAAGGATCAATCCTCTGGACCTCCGACGGCACGGCGGCCGGAACGGGAATCTGGGGCGCGGGAACCTACACCTTCTTCGAGTACTACTGGTGA
- a CDS encoding type II toxin-antitoxin system death-on-curing family toxin, giving the protein MKRRIRWVPEAAVRAVHGELIAEHGGVPGMRDPGLLISALASPRNRRVYGEASGIVELAAAYGSAIARNHPFIDGNKRVALMTGFIFLEMNGWQLVATEVDAVDAMVRLAVGSMSEKALADWIRTNSEKIGGA; this is encoded by the coding sequence GTGAAGCGCCGGATTCGCTGGGTCCCTGAAGCAGCGGTTCGCGCCGTGCACGGGGAACTGATCGCCGAGCACGGCGGGGTTCCCGGCATGCGCGATCCCGGTCTGCTGATTTCGGCCTTGGCGAGCCCTCGGAACCGGCGCGTTTACGGCGAGGCGTCCGGGATCGTCGAACTGGCGGCGGCATACGGAAGTGCGATCGCGCGGAACCACCCGTTTATCGACGGGAACAAGCGCGTCGCGCTGATGACGGGATTCATCTTCCTCGAAATGAACGGATGGCAGCTGGTCGCCACGGAAGTCGACGCGGTCGATGCAATGGTGCGGCTTGCGGTTGGATCGATGTCGGAAAAAGCATTGGCCGATTGGATCAGGACGAATAGCGAAAAGATCGGCGGAGCTTGA
- a CDS encoding NAD(P)/FAD-dependent oxidoreductase → MRCLILGNGPAGIAAAKAIRGRDAGAEILVVGDEAAAPYLRPLLTDVISGERLPETLVNPQAADLAEQGIAMRLCAKATHLDPRARTVEFSDGTTERYDALLIATGGRPAIPHKLRGFKAQVVALDSLGNALRIRDRATASGVVAVLGPGFLAAVTALSLRKAGRSIVWMKPGEPRFGNPEGGKVDAEVLAAARAAGIVVLDGAGIGEAHAEGDGLRLTPSRGGDPVVVSMVVIATERHPNTAFLRGSGVESGIGVLVDDALRTNLPGIFAAGDCAELYDKTTHESRFNFGWRSAMAQGHLAGENMAGAGKAYLRTRDDYFWRLFGPPLRERFGPR, encoded by the coding sequence ATGCGCTGCTTGATCCTTGGGAACGGCCCCGCGGGCATCGCGGCGGCTAAGGCGATCCGTGGGCGAGACGCCGGGGCGGAGATCCTGGTCGTCGGCGACGAGGCGGCGGCGCCGTACCTGCGGCCGCTGCTGACCGACGTGATCTCCGGCGAACGGCTGCCCGAAACGCTCGTCAACCCGCAGGCCGCCGACCTGGCCGAGCAGGGCATCGCGATGCGGCTTTGCGCGAAAGCGACGCATCTCGACCCGCGCGCCCGCACCGTGGAATTTTCCGACGGGACGACCGAGCGGTACGACGCGCTGCTGATCGCGACCGGCGGCCGGCCGGCGATCCCGCACAAGCTCCGGGGGTTCAAGGCGCAGGTCGTCGCGCTGGACTCCCTCGGCAACGCGCTGCGCATCCGGGACCGCGCGACGGCGTCGGGCGTCGTCGCCGTGCTCGGCCCCGGCTTCCTGGCGGCGGTGACGGCGCTCTCCCTGCGCAAGGCGGGGCGGTCGATCGTCTGGATGAAGCCGGGCGAGCCGCGCTTCGGCAATCCCGAAGGGGGCAAGGTCGACGCGGAGGTGCTGGCGGCGGCCCGCGCCGCGGGCATCGTGGTGCTGGACGGGGCGGGAATCGGCGAGGCGCACGCGGAGGGCGACGGTCTGCGCCTCACGCCGAGCCGGGGCGGCGACCCGGTCGTCGTATCGATGGTCGTGATCGCCACCGAGCGCCACCCGAACACGGCGTTCCTGCGCGGCAGCGGCGTCGAATCGGGCATCGGCGTACTGGTCGACGACGCGCTGCGGACCAACCTGCCGGGCATCTTCGCGGCGGGCGATTGCGCCGAGCTCTACGACAAGACGACGCACGAGAGCCGCTTCAATTTCGGCTGGCGCAGCGCGATGGCGCAGGGGCATCTGGCGGGGGAGAACATGGCGGGGGCGGGCAAGGCGTACCTGCGCACGCGCGACGACTACTTCTGGCGGCTGTTCGGCCCGCCGCTGCGCGAGCGGTTCGGCCCGCGATAA
- a CDS encoding phospholipase D-like domain-containing protein produces MATDASTARDSRDREDAQPLRALANQAFSRAAGAPLVEGNVRLLKDARENYPAWLDAIAAARDHIHFESYIIHADDVGNRFADALIAKAREGVRVRLVYDWMGGLGNASRRFWDRMRAGGVEVRCYNPPRLDSPLGWLSRDHRKMIAIDGQVGFITGLCVGQMWEGIPEKHIDPWRDTGISVRGAAVADIERAFAQVWDMTGKPMPLQEADGTDAAAGGGDMRLRVVATVPATAGMFRVDQLIAALARERIWLTDAYFAGTTTYVQALRAAAMDGVDVRLLVPGGSDIPILKPLSRAGYRPLLEAGVRIFEWNGSMLHAKTAVADGRWARVGSTNLNLASWFGNCELDAVVEDEGFGQAMEAMYVEDLSNATELVLDAKQKVRAPGEPRRRRAPLAVGSGGGGRAAASAIRFGNALGAAFTGRRVIEPVEARMTVTAGAAFLLLALLFGFFPRGLAYPLLALFVWFGIALLYRGYRLRRSRKRKTG; encoded by the coding sequence ATGGCGACGGATGCTTCCACAGCGCGCGACAGCCGCGATCGTGAGGACGCGCAGCCGCTGCGCGCGCTCGCGAACCAGGCCTTTTCGCGCGCCGCCGGCGCGCCGCTCGTCGAAGGAAACGTCCGGCTGCTCAAGGATGCCCGCGAGAACTATCCGGCGTGGCTCGACGCCATCGCCGCGGCCCGCGATCACATCCACTTCGAAAGCTACATCATCCATGCGGACGACGTCGGGAATCGGTTTGCCGACGCGCTGATCGCGAAGGCGCGCGAGGGCGTGCGCGTCCGGCTCGTCTACGACTGGATGGGCGGGCTCGGCAACGCCTCGCGCCGGTTCTGGGACCGGATGCGGGCAGGCGGCGTCGAAGTGCGTTGCTACAATCCGCCCCGTCTTGACAGCCCGCTCGGCTGGCTCTCGCGCGACCATCGCAAGATGATCGCGATCGACGGGCAGGTCGGATTCATCACGGGCTTGTGCGTCGGACAGATGTGGGAAGGCATTCCCGAAAAGCATATCGACCCGTGGCGGGACACCGGCATCTCGGTCCGCGGGGCCGCCGTCGCGGACATCGAGCGCGCGTTTGCACAGGTCTGGGACATGACCGGCAAGCCGATGCCCTTGCAGGAAGCGGACGGCACCGACGCCGCGGCCGGGGGCGGCGACATGCGCCTGCGCGTGGTCGCAACCGTGCCCGCGACGGCGGGAATGTTCCGCGTGGACCAGCTCATCGCCGCGCTCGCCCGGGAGCGGATCTGGCTGACGGATGCGTACTTCGCCGGGACGACCACCTACGTGCAGGCGTTGCGGGCGGCGGCGATGGACGGCGTCGACGTGCGGCTGCTGGTCCCGGGCGGAAGCGATATCCCCATCCTCAAGCCGTTGTCCCGGGCGGGCTACCGGCCGCTCCTGGAGGCGGGGGTCCGGATCTTCGAATGGAACGGGTCGATGCTGCACGCGAAGACCGCCGTCGCCGACGGGCGCTGGGCGCGCGTCGGGTCGACGAACCTCAACCTCGCCAGCTGGTTCGGCAACTGCGAGCTGGACGCAGTGGTCGAGGACGAGGGATTCGGGCAGGCGATGGAGGCGATGTACGTCGAGGACCTGTCGAACGCGACCGAGCTGGTGCTGGATGCGAAGCAAAAAGTGCGCGCGCCGGGCGAGCCGAGGCGGCGGCGGGCGCCGCTGGCCGTCGGCAGCGGGGGCGGAGGCCGGGCGGCCGCCAGCGCGATCCGCTTCGGCAACGCCCTGGGCGCGGCCTTCACGGGCCGGCGGGTGATCGAGCCGGTGGAGGCGCGCATGACGGTCACGGCCGGCGCGGCGTTCCTGCTGCTCGCCCTCCTCTTCGGCTTCTTCCCGCGCGGTCTTGCGTACCCGCTGCTGGCGCTGTTCGTCTGGTTCGGCATCGCGCTGCTTTACCGGGGCTACCGGTTGCGCCGCAGCAGGAAGCGGAAAACAGGATAA
- a CDS encoding AbrB/MazE/SpoVT family DNA-binding domain-containing protein encodes MVTVKIRKIGNSVGAIFPAEVAARLRVQPGDTLAVTETPDGIQLSPFDPEFADAMKAFEHGRKKYRNALRALSK; translated from the coding sequence ATGGTTACGGTGAAGATCCGGAAGATCGGGAACTCGGTGGGAGCCATCTTTCCCGCGGAGGTAGCCGCAAGGCTTCGGGTTCAGCCGGGGGACACGTTGGCTGTGACCGAGACGCCCGACGGGATACAGCTTTCCCCGTTCGACCCGGAGTTCGCTGACGCGATGAAGGCGTTCGAACACGGGCGAAAGAAGTATCGTAACGCGCTCAGGGCCCTTTCGAAGTGA
- a CDS encoding ATP-binding protein — protein MGNAATRFTIIFGLLLVIGGWTGFAVVSRLDRDREMARVRNENAFVAVAFEEHARRVIRTADTALLYLKDEFEKGGIVSPGMRNFIRLTKDDLQAVQLSVAGPEGDIIYSAVPLKSPVNIRDREHFTVQRAGRGAGLHIGKPVLSRSTGGWTFFLSRRISRPDGSFGGTVMIGLDPFYFSKVYGSLRLGEERSGLIAGNDHIVRVRIAPTERLVGDDISGYSPVFREAAKNPIGHYEVVTIRDGTTRMASYRTMPDYPLVVIISTVKSDALSGWTHRLRLNAVAAALFTLFVAGFCFFLVRAQRLAEKSEEETRQLQARLVQSQKMEAIGTLAGGVAHDFNNMLGVIIGRTELAMDQVAPGSTLHENLEEIGKAAERSADVTRQLLAFARKQTIAPKVIDLNEGLESVLKMIRRLIGENIDLSWNPGRNIGKVKIDPSQVDQILTNLATNARDAITGAGRVTIETANATLDAAYCSGHPGFVPGDYVLLSVSDDGHGIARDKLQSIFDPFFTTKGPGKGTGLGLATVYGIVKQNGGAINVYSEPGAGTTFRIYLPRVAGEDAAAGSGDAPVPVSGGTETILVCEDETANLTMATRMLESLGYRVLAAGSPEQAISLASSPGTAIDLLLTDVVMPGMDGWKLHDAIIGFRPGLKCIFMSGYTANVIGQRGVLEAGVTFLQKPFSRKELGTLVRRTLDGGA, from the coding sequence ATGGGCAACGCCGCGACACGCTTCACGATCATCTTCGGACTGCTGCTGGTCATCGGCGGATGGACGGGATTCGCCGTGGTCTCCCGTCTCGACCGCGACCGGGAGATGGCGCGCGTCCGCAATGAAAACGCCTTCGTCGCCGTCGCGTTCGAGGAGCACGCCCGCCGGGTCATCCGGACCGCCGATACCGCGCTCCTCTACTTGAAAGACGAGTTCGAGAAGGGCGGCATCGTATCCCCGGGGATGCGGAATTTCATCCGGCTGACGAAGGACGACCTCCAGGCCGTCCAGCTCTCCGTCGCGGGTCCGGAAGGCGACATCATCTACAGTGCCGTCCCGCTGAAGTCCCCGGTCAACATCCGCGACCGCGAGCATTTTACGGTCCAGCGCGCAGGCCGCGGCGCCGGGCTCCATATCGGCAAGCCGGTGCTGAGCCGGTCGACGGGCGGCTGGACTTTCTTCCTCAGCCGCCGGATCTCCCGGCCGGACGGTTCCTTCGGCGGAACCGTCATGATCGGCCTCGACCCCTTCTACTTCAGCAAGGTTTATGGCAGCCTTCGTCTCGGCGAGGAGCGCAGCGGGCTGATCGCCGGAAACGACCACATCGTGCGCGTCCGCATCGCCCCGACCGAAAGACTTGTCGGGGACGACATCAGCGGGTACAGCCCGGTCTTCCGGGAGGCGGCCAAAAATCCGATCGGCCACTACGAGGTCGTCACTATCCGGGACGGGACGACGCGGATGGCGAGTTACAGGACGATGCCCGACTATCCGCTGGTCGTGATCATCTCGACCGTCAAGTCCGACGCGTTGTCCGGGTGGACGCACCGCCTGCGGCTGAATGCGGTCGCCGCCGCCCTGTTCACCCTGTTCGTCGCCGGCTTCTGCTTTTTCCTGGTTCGGGCGCAACGGCTCGCGGAAAAGAGCGAGGAGGAGACCCGGCAGCTCCAGGCCCGGCTGGTCCAGTCGCAGAAGATGGAGGCCATCGGGACGCTCGCCGGCGGCGTGGCCCACGATTTCAACAACATGCTGGGCGTCATCATCGGGCGCACCGAGCTGGCGATGGACCAGGTCGCGCCGGGAAGCACCCTGCATGAAAATCTTGAGGAGATCGGCAAGGCGGCGGAGCGGTCGGCCGACGTGACGCGGCAACTGCTGGCCTTCGCGCGGAAGCAGACGATCGCCCCGAAGGTGATCGACCTCAACGAGGGCCTTGAGTCGGTGCTCAAGATGATCCGCCGGCTCATCGGCGAAAACATCGACCTGTCCTGGAACCCGGGTCGGAACATCGGGAAGGTGAAGATCGACCCGTCGCAGGTCGACCAGATCCTGACCAACCTGGCGACCAACGCGCGGGATGCCATCACGGGCGCAGGGCGGGTGACGATCGAGACCGCCAACGCCACGCTCGACGCCGCTTACTGCAGCGGGCATCCGGGCTTCGTGCCGGGCGACTACGTCCTTCTCTCGGTCAGCGACGACGGCCACGGGATCGCGCGCGACAAGCTGCAAAGCATCTTCGACCCGTTCTTCACGACGAAGGGCCCCGGGAAGGGGACGGGGCTCGGGCTGGCGACGGTCTACGGGATCGTCAAGCAGAACGGCGGGGCGATCAACGTCTACAGCGAGCCCGGGGCCGGGACGACCTTCCGGATCTACCTGCCGCGGGTGGCCGGGGAGGACGCCGCCGCAGGGAGTGGCGACGCGCCGGTTCCGGTCTCGGGGGGCACGGAGACGATCCTGGTTTGCGAGGACGAGACGGCCAACCTGACCATGGCGACCCGGATGCTCGAATCGCTCGGCTACCGGGTGTTGGCGGCCGGCAGCCCCGAGCAGGCCATCTCGCTGGCCTCTTCTCCCGGGACGGCGATCGACCTGCTGCTCACCGACGTCGTGATGCCCGGCATGGACGGCTGGAAGCTGCACGACGCGATCATCGGCTTCCGCCCCGGACTCAAGTGCATCTTCATGTCGGGGTACACGGCGAACGTCATCGGCCAGCGGGGGGTGCTGGAAGCGGGCGTGACCTTCCTCCAGAAGCCGTTCTCGCGCAAGGAGCTGGGGACGCTGGTGCGCCGGACGCTCGACGGCGGGGCCTGA
- a CDS encoding 8-amino-7-oxononanoate synthase: MDWIEQALEKQERDGLLRGTTAWPATGGRLALGAGRTLLNFSSNDYLDLANDARVKSAASEATLRSGCGATGSRLMSGTLPVHEALEAALARLCGTESALVFGGGFPMNVGILSALAGRDDVIFADRLNHASLVDGARLSGATVKRFPHSDAAALRRMLAKTPVRGRRFVVCESVFSMDGDLAPLAAIGAAAREHGAMWLVDEAHAIGVFGGGGGCCLALDALAPRPDLALGTLGKSLGSFGGFAACSATVRRFLVNRARSFIYATALPPGVAAAALAAVGIVLAEPALGAGLLDRARAFHVLLSDAGLRLPPFSSQILPVHVGDNRRALEFAKRLRDKDLLAVAIRPPTVPAGTARLRLSVTRAHSEEDLAHAAAAIADVARALEIA, encoded by the coding sequence ATGGACTGGATCGAACAGGCACTGGAAAAGCAGGAACGGGACGGCTTGCTGCGCGGGACGACCGCCTGGCCCGCAACCGGCGGGCGGTTGGCGCTCGGGGCCGGACGGACGCTGCTCAACTTCTCCTCCAACGATTATCTCGACCTCGCGAACGACGCGCGCGTGAAGTCCGCCGCCTCGGAGGCGACGCTGCGCTCGGGTTGCGGCGCGACCGGATCGCGCCTCATGAGCGGGACGCTCCCGGTGCACGAGGCGCTCGAGGCGGCGCTGGCGCGGCTTTGCGGGACCGAGTCGGCGCTCGTGTTCGGGGGGGGATTCCCCATGAACGTCGGCATCCTCTCGGCGCTGGCCGGTCGCGACGACGTGATCTTCGCCGACCGCCTCAACCACGCGAGCCTCGTCGACGGGGCCCGGCTGTCGGGGGCGACGGTGAAGCGTTTTCCGCACAGCGATGCGGCGGCGCTTCGGCGGATGCTGGCGAAAACGCCGGTGCGCGGCAGGAGATTCGTCGTTTGCGAGTCGGTCTTCAGCATGGACGGCGACCTGGCCCCGCTGGCCGCCATCGGCGCGGCGGCCCGCGAACACGGCGCGATGTGGCTGGTCGACGAGGCGCACGCGATCGGCGTCTTCGGGGGCGGGGGCGGTTGCTGCCTCGCGCTCGACGCCCTGGCGCCGCGGCCCGACCTCGCGCTCGGCACGCTGGGCAAGTCGCTGGGCAGCTTCGGTGGATTTGCAGCGTGCAGCGCCACGGTGCGTCGCTTCCTCGTCAACCGGGCGCGCAGCTTCATCTACGCGACGGCACTGCCTCCCGGCGTCGCCGCGGCCGCGCTGGCGGCGGTCGGAATCGTCCTCGCCGAGCCGGCGCTGGGGGCGGGGCTGCTCGACCGGGCCCGCGCGTTCCACGTTCTCCTGTCGGACGCCGGCCTCCGGTTGCCGCCCTTCTCGTCCCAGATCCTGCCCGTGCACGTCGGGGACAACCGGCGGGCGCTCGAGTTCGCGAAAAGGCTGCGCGATAAAGACCTGCTCGCGGTGGCGATCCGCCCGCCGACGGTCCCGGCCGGCACGGCGCGGCTGCGGCTGTCGGTGACGCGGGCCCATTCGGAAGAAGACCTGGCGCACGCCGCGGCCGCGATCGCCGACGTGGCCCGCGCGCTGGAGATCGCTTGA
- a CDS encoding outer membrane beta-barrel protein has protein sequence MKRCAPHVALALVLLLSMHPAAAAAQELALQYGTTQVEKGEGRDRSWQIDFRYRFATNFAASAAYLNEGHVPGHKRDGLAAQLWGSVPLFRRAVALDFGAGIYRYSDTQPRPAGSYADVNDWAGIYSASATYYLRSPWFFRFTANRVNPPHDVDTNTYGLGVGYRLWNAPAEPCPLPPESACKPPSRTTGDEAMLFAGQSVVNSFADQKGIAAGVEFRKGIADHVDASLSWIYEGDQDVIRRNGVAGELWLVDLYMDRRLALGIGGGGYAFIDTRNPNGTRGGNPGDLGGILSLTAGWRFADRWITRFNWHRVVSGNNRDTDIFVGGVGYRWEE, from the coding sequence ATGAAACGCTGCGCACCGCACGTCGCCCTCGCCCTCGTGCTGCTCCTGTCCATGCACCCGGCCGCCGCGGCGGCTCAGGAACTGGCCTTGCAGTACGGCACGACCCAGGTCGAAAAAGGCGAGGGACGCGACCGGAGCTGGCAGATCGATTTCCGCTACCGGTTCGCTACCAATTTCGCAGCCTCGGCCGCCTACCTGAACGAGGGACACGTTCCCGGCCACAAGCGCGACGGGCTTGCCGCGCAGCTCTGGGGCAGCGTTCCCCTCTTCCGCCGGGCGGTGGCGCTCGACTTCGGAGCCGGCATTTATCGCTACTCGGACACGCAGCCGCGCCCCGCCGGCAGCTATGCCGACGTGAACGACTGGGCCGGAATCTATTCCGCCTCCGCAACGTACTACCTCCGCTCGCCCTGGTTCTTCCGCTTCACCGCGAACCGGGTGAACCCCCCGCACGACGTCGATACCAACACCTACGGCCTGGGCGTCGGCTACCGGCTCTGGAACGCACCGGCGGAACCGTGCCCCCTGCCGCCCGAGTCGGCCTGCAAGCCGCCTTCGCGCACGACGGGCGACGAAGCGATGCTCTTCGCAGGCCAGTCGGTGGTCAACAGCTTCGCAGACCAGAAGGGAATCGCGGCCGGCGTCGAATTCCGGAAGGGGATCGCGGACCACGTCGATGCGAGCCTCTCCTGGATCTACGAGGGTGACCAGGACGTGATCCGCCGCAACGGCGTGGCCGGCGAGCTCTGGCTGGTCGATCTCTATATGGACCGACGGCTCGCGCTCGGGATCGGCGGGGGCGGCTACGCCTTCATCGACACGCGCAACCCGAACGGAACGCGGGGCGGCAACCCGGGCGACCTCGGAGGCATCCTGTCGCTGACCGCGGGATGGCGTTTCGCGGACCGCTGGATCACCCGCTTCAACTGGCATCGCGTGGTGAGCGGCAACAACCGCGACACCGACATCTTCGTCGGCGGCGTCGGCTATCGCTGGGAGGAGTAG